A single window of Halotalea alkalilenta DNA harbors:
- the bcsD gene encoding cellulose biosynthesis protein BcsD — MAQSEAALAETISRYHADRRRQGGWLELVALLGDELCASVGEEDAEAFFRHVGSCLADRQPLPSQGTLGELEAALNRLLAELDWGFCRLSAKSDAILIQHYELPSPRSPAPSWERLSTALLSGLFETWINGQGGSARVTALAEVEAGGRAFSYG; from the coding sequence ATGGCGCAAAGTGAAGCAGCGTTGGCCGAGACGATCAGCCGCTACCATGCCGATCGGCGTCGGCAGGGCGGCTGGCTCGAGCTCGTCGCGCTGCTCGGTGACGAGCTCTGCGCCTCGGTCGGCGAGGAGGACGCCGAGGCGTTCTTCCGCCATGTCGGCAGCTGCCTGGCGGATCGCCAGCCGTTGCCGAGCCAGGGCACCCTGGGCGAGCTCGAGGCGGCGCTCAATCGCCTGCTGGCCGAGCTCGACTGGGGGTTCTGCCGGCTGAGCGCGAAGAGTGACGCGATCCTGATCCAGCATTATGAACTGCCGTCGCCGCGATCACCGGCACCCAGCTGGGAGAGACTGTCGACGGCGCTGTTGTCGGGGCTTTTCGAAACTTGGATCAACGGACAAGGCGGCAGCGCTAGGGTGACCGCACTGGCTGAAGTAGAGGCCGGTGGGCGAGCGTTCAGTTATGGCTAG
- a CDS encoding cellulose biosynthesis protein BcsC, which yields MKLRWLLLLPTFFSMVESASAQDAAAVVPATSGSATLDALFRQSDYWRQRNREDLALDALNRVLRVDPDNAEALFLLAQLALESGDTEGYQRWRARLEEVDDGRLLAQLDQERRGADVSADRLEQARAAAREGNTEVALERYRSLFGGGAPPERFALEYYQTLAGSAQGWEEARTGLEDYRRRHPADENAEFALGQVLTYREETRREGIANLMRLSGNDRERARAIRQALLWLDADIDDKPLFDAYLTHNLMDTDVRDHFLRSVAEETLADPLAQERQRGFAALEAGSSNAAAAAFQRVIEARPNDVDALGGLGISQLRAGQFARARDSLGRAMQLDPSSAERWRAAFRSASLYADLAEARRLAEGGDATAALARVAPLTREGGDGGRAARSFEAQLLLDQQEFSLAEQRYRAMLAQSPNDADARVGLVNALRGQSRWQEAQQLAAQLPEQQRQRLGDPNRAQVDELRELARQAAERNDLGGAQTALEQALALLPDDPWTRLDLARIYDRQGHPYQASFTMMPLIGSQTSDERLYAAALFASEQSRWDDAERLIGRIPVERRDPAALQLAERIAIEGKLAAIRDQSDPGRARQALMALYREPPADPAELGSVALAFSDLGDDGLALDLVRGNLGRGLQVPVDRYYNHIVVLGRSGQGLEAEELLRSFAQLPGLSAADRDSIETQRNALALAVAERLRADGDLAGAYDQLAARLSVAPQDRDLQLALGDLYLGGDKARDAELVYRYVLGRTPSDQRALAGAVNAALALGEPERAEALLLERAPLESPELVILAARTAQAQGRDDEAIRLLEQVRERNLATRRPLVAADPLGGVLGLNANPFRSESARNSAPTAFVSAEARQLSEVDRLLAEWRRARGIEIEASTDFRLRSGEQGLSELTGIGQTTRFGVPLARGRLELALSPVYISAGSASSSSASRFGSNALVDGIDNLNTALGGVDELLGEIQSSATAVTNALALLEAAEAEEYPSTTQIASLRNSYEAALSNYEDAMGRNVLWEAGIRFASLSDEQLTLLSDFAGVDLDPSAFDISSWTPEEFAANREALASSIEALQSSLSSRFAAAARGARSPASLHDSGVGLELAYKIGDWRFDAGSTPLGFEQSNLVGGIRWQPQIATDTRLTLTAERRAVSDSVLSYAGVKDPVTGETWGGVTRTGGQAMVSYDDGELGFYAGGGGYHYSGENVQSNSSRNLSLGAYVRPINEEHRKLQVGVNLGYQDFDRNSNHFTYGHGGYFSPQDYINLAFPVSFTETRGKFSYILEAAPGLQSFDQEGADYFPTDARSQRALEAMETAGLVSSSRYDGESTSGFGVNLGMGVDYRLSEQLTLGGKLGYDTFGDYSESRGMLYLNYRLGGGDGAK from the coding sequence ATGAAACTTCGCTGGCTACTGCTGTTGCCCACCTTCTTCTCGATGGTCGAGAGCGCATCGGCGCAGGACGCGGCCGCCGTCGTGCCTGCCACGAGTGGATCGGCCACGCTCGATGCGCTGTTCCGGCAATCGGACTACTGGCGCCAGCGCAATCGCGAGGATCTGGCCCTGGATGCGCTCAATCGGGTGCTCAGGGTCGACCCCGACAACGCCGAGGCGCTGTTTTTGCTAGCTCAGCTGGCACTTGAATCCGGCGATACCGAGGGCTACCAGCGCTGGCGCGCCCGGCTCGAGGAGGTCGATGACGGCAGGCTGCTCGCTCAGCTCGACCAGGAACGCCGTGGCGCCGATGTATCCGCCGATCGGCTCGAGCAGGCGCGCGCAGCGGCCCGTGAAGGTAATACCGAGGTGGCGCTGGAGCGCTATCGGTCGCTATTCGGTGGCGGTGCACCGCCGGAGAGGTTCGCGCTCGAGTACTACCAGACCCTGGCTGGCTCGGCGCAGGGCTGGGAGGAGGCGCGTACGGGGCTGGAAGACTACCGTCGGCGCCATCCGGCGGATGAGAACGCCGAGTTCGCGCTCGGGCAGGTGCTGACCTACCGCGAGGAGACCCGACGGGAAGGGATCGCGAACCTGATGCGGCTGAGCGGCAACGACCGCGAGCGCGCACGGGCGATTCGCCAAGCCTTGCTGTGGCTGGATGCCGATATCGACGACAAGCCGCTGTTCGATGCGTATCTGACCCACAACCTGATGGATACCGATGTGCGTGATCATTTCCTGCGCTCGGTGGCCGAGGAGACGCTCGCCGACCCGCTGGCGCAGGAGCGCCAGCGCGGCTTCGCCGCCCTGGAGGCGGGCAGTAGCAACGCGGCCGCAGCGGCTTTCCAGCGGGTGATCGAGGCGCGGCCGAACGACGTCGACGCGCTCGGCGGGCTTGGTATCAGCCAGCTGCGCGCGGGCCAGTTCGCCCGCGCCCGCGACTCCCTCGGTAGGGCGATGCAGCTCGATCCGTCAAGCGCCGAACGCTGGCGGGCGGCTTTCCGCTCGGCGAGCCTTTATGCCGATCTCGCCGAGGCGCGTCGCCTGGCCGAAGGCGGAGACGCTACCGCGGCACTGGCCCGAGTGGCGCCGCTCACCCGCGAAGGTGGCGATGGGGGCCGCGCCGCACGCTCGTTCGAGGCTCAGCTGCTGCTCGATCAGCAGGAGTTCTCGCTCGCCGAGCAGCGCTACCGCGCAATGCTCGCCCAATCGCCCAACGATGCCGACGCCCGGGTGGGGTTGGTCAACGCTCTGCGCGGCCAGTCGCGCTGGCAGGAGGCGCAGCAGCTTGCTGCGCAGCTGCCCGAGCAGCAGCGCCAGCGGCTCGGCGATCCGAACCGAGCCCAGGTCGACGAGCTGCGCGAGCTGGCGCGACAAGCGGCCGAGCGTAATGATCTCGGTGGCGCCCAGACGGCGCTCGAGCAGGCGCTGGCGCTGCTCCCCGACGACCCCTGGACCCGGCTCGACCTGGCCCGGATCTACGATCGCCAGGGCCATCCCTACCAGGCAAGCTTCACCATGATGCCGCTGATCGGCAGCCAGACCAGCGATGAGCGGCTCTATGCCGCGGCGCTTTTCGCCAGCGAGCAGTCGCGTTGGGACGATGCCGAGCGGCTGATTGGTCGCATCCCGGTCGAACGTCGAGACCCGGCTGCGCTGCAGCTCGCCGAGCGGATCGCGATCGAGGGCAAGCTCGCGGCGATCCGCGACCAGAGCGATCCGGGGCGGGCTCGACAGGCACTGATGGCGCTCTATCGCGAGCCGCCCGCCGACCCGGCCGAACTGGGCAGTGTGGCGCTGGCATTCAGCGATCTCGGCGATGATGGGCTGGCGCTCGATCTGGTGCGTGGCAACCTCGGCCGCGGGCTCCAGGTGCCGGTGGACCGCTACTACAACCACATCGTGGTGCTCGGGCGCTCGGGGCAGGGGCTGGAGGCCGAGGAGCTGCTGCGCAGCTTCGCCCAACTGCCGGGGCTGAGCGCCGCCGACCGAGACTCGATCGAGACGCAGCGCAATGCGCTGGCACTCGCCGTGGCCGAGCGGCTGCGCGCCGACGGCGATCTCGCCGGAGCATACGATCAGCTCGCCGCGCGCCTGAGCGTCGCCCCGCAGGACCGTGATCTCCAGCTGGCGCTGGGCGATCTCTATCTTGGTGGCGACAAGGCGCGCGATGCCGAGCTGGTCTATCGCTACGTGCTCGGTCGCACGCCCAGCGACCAGCGCGCGCTCGCCGGCGCGGTCAACGCAGCGCTCGCGCTCGGCGAACCGGAGCGGGCCGAGGCACTGTTGCTCGAACGCGCTCCGCTGGAGTCGCCGGAGCTCGTGATTCTCGCCGCCCGCACCGCCCAGGCCCAGGGGCGCGACGACGAGGCGATCCGACTGCTCGAACAGGTCCGCGAACGCAACCTCGCCACGCGCCGGCCGCTGGTGGCTGCCGACCCGCTCGGTGGGGTGCTCGGGCTCAATGCCAATCCGTTCCGCTCCGAGTCGGCGCGCAACTCCGCCCCGACGGCCTTCGTCTCGGCTGAGGCGCGGCAGTTGAGCGAGGTCGATCGCCTGCTCGCTGAATGGCGAAGAGCGCGCGGGATCGAGATCGAAGCGTCGACGGATTTTCGCCTGCGCAGCGGCGAGCAGGGGCTCAGCGAGCTCACCGGGATCGGCCAGACCACCCGCTTCGGCGTGCCCCTCGCTCGAGGGCGGCTGGAACTCGCCCTGTCGCCGGTCTACATCAGTGCGGGCTCCGCTTCTTCCTCTTCGGCCAGCCGGTTCGGCAGCAATGCCCTGGTTGACGGTATCGACAATCTCAACACTGCGCTTGGCGGCGTCGATGAGCTGCTCGGCGAGATCCAGTCGTCGGCCACCGCAGTGACCAACGCCCTTGCGCTGCTCGAAGCCGCCGAGGCCGAGGAGTATCCCTCGACCACCCAGATCGCCAGCCTGCGCAACAGCTATGAAGCGGCACTGAGCAACTACGAAGACGCCATGGGCCGCAACGTGCTGTGGGAGGCGGGGATACGCTTCGCTTCGTTGAGCGATGAGCAGCTGACGCTTTTGTCCGACTTCGCCGGGGTCGATCTGGATCCGTCGGCATTCGATATCTCGAGCTGGACGCCGGAGGAGTTCGCCGCCAACCGTGAAGCCCTGGCGAGCAGCATCGAAGCGTTGCAGAGCAGCCTTTCCAGCCGCTTCGCCGCTGCCGCGCGCGGTGCGCGCAGCCCCGCTTCGCTGCACGACAGCGGCGTCGGTCTCGAACTTGCCTACAAGATCGGTGACTGGCGCTTCGATGCCGGCAGCACGCCGCTCGGCTTCGAGCAGAGCAATCTGGTCGGTGGGATCCGCTGGCAGCCGCAGATCGCCACCGACACCCGGCTGACCCTCACCGCCGAGCGTCGCGCGGTATCCGACAGCGTGCTCTCCTACGCCGGCGTCAAGGACCCGGTAACCGGCGAGACCTGGGGTGGGGTGACCAGAACCGGCGGCCAGGCGATGGTCAGCTACGATGACGGCGAGCTGGGGTTCTATGCCGGCGGCGGCGGTTACCACTACAGCGGCGAGAACGTCCAGAGCAACAGCTCGCGCAACCTGTCTCTCGGCGCCTACGTGCGGCCGATCAACGAGGAGCATCGCAAGCTGCAGGTCGGGGTCAACCTGGGCTATCAGGATTTCGACCGCAACAGCAACCATTTCACCTACGGCCATGGCGGTTACTTCAGCCCCCAGGACTACATCAACCTGGCCTTTCCGGTGAGCTTCACCGAGACGCGCGGCAAGTTCAGCTATATCCTCGAAGCGGCGCCTGGGTTGCAGAGCTTCGACCAGGAGGGAGCGGATTACTTCCCCACCGACGCGCGCAGCCAGCGCGCGCTCGAAGCGATGGAGACCGCGGGGCTGGTGTCTTCATCGCGCTACGATGGCGAGTCGACCTCGGGCTTCGGCGTCAACCTCGGTATGGGGGTCGACTATCGGCTCTCCGAACAGCTGACGCTGGGCGGCAAGCTGGGTTACGACACCTTTGGCGATTACAGCGAAAGCAGGGGCATGCTTTATCTCAACTACCGGCTGGGAGGCGGGGATGGCGCAAAGTGA
- the bcsA gene encoding UDP-forming cellulose synthase catalytic subunit, with protein MILSYLQTIWPLERRSTPLPSNLDEWPTVDIYVPSYNESLDMVRDTLLAAQGIDYPPEKMRIYLLDDGRREEFRRFAEEAGVGYVTRTDNAHAKAGNLNHALGYTSGELITVFDADHVPTRGFLQATVGGFLEDSKLALVQTPHFFYSPDPFERNLSVGEEIPREGEMFYGPVQKGNDFWNATFFCGSCAVIRRSALEEIKGFAVETVTEDAHTALRLQRNGWNTRYLALPLAAGLATERLSLHIGQRMRWARGMSQILRLDNPLLGRGLQPMQRLCYLSAMLHFQFGLPRVIFLLAPLAYLLLGANVIASSAAMILVYAFPHLFHSVYLNSRINGRVRYSFWAEIYETVLAFSLIRPTLLTLISPKRGSFNVTDKGGILPEGLFDAKAVLPHLISIVLLFVGLFSGVIRLVWNDYFEIERGVMLLNIFWAGFSLIALFAAVAVARETRQRRSSVRVPVKIPVALIYPDGERSEAMTRNLSMGGAMVDIPLEQRRVGQPVQIELIGDGFRLRLDVEQRGANQRVLRFSFLSMGVDQRRLLVRTVMGRADAWLSEHQVAPDRPMRSLWDVIRAIYGLFSRSWQNKENLANGERFSRWGGRLLLVVFLLALSFVVTRTVFAQPLPSPGFDAEGNLQVVSPEQQPTTADAQQVEALRFDELSDGGLTLYGNQAIAGLDFPIRADRLVTTAQLRLSVRHSRTLYSTEGGLEVMLNGVSIGRLPFARTDELFFTAELPMDPTLLASDNVLTFRVLSEHGESCQGTLDDSLWVQVGASSVIETRTRRLPLASDLSVLPLPFFDPAIRTRVLLPVMFGTAPSDDTLRNAALLGSYYGGLSGFRGVRFAVFRDSFPDGDAIVLPEPDGRVAGMQLASVQGPELRMIDNPRNPTYKLLLVLGRTAEEQRIALMRLFDEQRPLRGERQLISADAPVVQGDGTPHWVDTQAPVSLSRLEGGEALRVEGVFPRVINLSFRATPDIFLWPGDRIPLNLDYRFPEGDWIDEQRSTLDVTLNGQYLGSLPMRQRGLMSKVRELLGESLRQERGVIELPPALIYGINRLTLYFNLHPRSSLDPCESGVPTQVISRVLPSSNIDMSQTYTFTELPNLAFFVGAGLPFTRQPGLEHSAVILDPSPDDDQLAALLTLMGRIGDATGNLASKVEIGRGEPGLSRFADRDLMVLADSQAQWLPALLSAGPLELRDDRFSMQPVAWWKHIAWLFDGDFDRRPSAAKRALDGAEHQRLLAAFSSPFTPGRSVVLFGVQPGVSLNALVDGLRQQSVASAITDDLALIDANLNVEAFHVADRYTQGSLPWYMLVRWYFGERPLLLIVAIGIALLACTPLIHSGLKARAARRLGGEKGK; from the coding sequence TTGATCTTAAGCTACCTGCAGACCATCTGGCCGCTCGAACGGCGCAGCACGCCGTTGCCTTCGAATCTCGATGAGTGGCCGACGGTGGACATCTACGTCCCGAGCTACAACGAGAGCCTGGACATGGTGCGCGATACCCTGCTCGCGGCCCAAGGCATCGACTATCCGCCCGAGAAGATGCGGATCTATCTGCTCGATGATGGGCGCCGGGAGGAGTTCCGGCGCTTCGCCGAGGAGGCGGGAGTGGGCTACGTCACTCGCACGGACAATGCCCACGCCAAGGCCGGCAATCTCAACCATGCCCTCGGCTACACTTCCGGTGAGCTGATCACGGTGTTCGACGCCGACCACGTACCCACCAGGGGCTTCCTGCAGGCCACGGTGGGTGGTTTTCTCGAAGACTCCAAGCTTGCCCTGGTGCAGACCCCGCACTTTTTTTATTCGCCGGATCCGTTCGAACGCAATCTCAGCGTCGGTGAGGAGATCCCCCGCGAGGGCGAAATGTTCTATGGCCCGGTGCAAAAGGGCAACGATTTCTGGAATGCGACGTTCTTCTGCGGCTCCTGCGCGGTGATCCGGCGTTCCGCGCTCGAGGAGATCAAGGGCTTCGCGGTCGAGACTGTCACCGAGGATGCCCATACCGCGCTGCGCTTGCAGCGCAATGGCTGGAACACGCGCTACCTGGCGTTGCCGCTGGCGGCGGGGCTCGCCACCGAGCGGCTGTCGCTGCACATTGGCCAGCGCATGCGCTGGGCGCGGGGCATGTCGCAGATACTGCGTCTCGACAACCCGCTGCTCGGCCGAGGACTGCAGCCGATGCAACGGCTTTGCTATCTCAGCGCGATGCTGCACTTCCAGTTCGGGTTGCCGAGGGTCATCTTCCTGCTCGCGCCACTTGCCTATCTGTTGCTCGGTGCCAACGTGATCGCCTCTTCGGCGGCGATGATCCTGGTATATGCCTTTCCGCACCTGTTCCACTCGGTCTATCTCAACTCTCGGATCAACGGTCGGGTGCGCTACAGCTTCTGGGCGGAAATCTACGAAACGGTACTCGCCTTCAGCCTGATCCGCCCGACCCTGCTCACCTTGATCAGCCCCAAGCGCGGCAGCTTCAACGTCACCGACAAGGGCGGCATCCTGCCCGAGGGGCTGTTCGACGCCAAAGCGGTCCTGCCGCACCTGATCAGCATCGTGCTGCTGTTCGTCGGGCTGTTCTCGGGGGTGATACGGCTGGTGTGGAACGACTACTTCGAGATCGAGCGCGGGGTCATGCTGCTCAATATCTTCTGGGCCGGTTTCAGCCTGATCGCGCTGTTCGCCGCGGTGGCGGTGGCGCGGGAGACGCGCCAGCGTCGCAGTAGCGTGCGGGTGCCGGTGAAGATCCCGGTGGCGTTGATCTATCCCGATGGCGAGCGCAGCGAAGCGATGACCCGCAACCTTTCGATGGGCGGGGCGATGGTCGATATTCCGCTGGAGCAGCGCCGCGTGGGCCAGCCCGTTCAGATCGAGCTGATCGGCGACGGTTTCCGGCTGCGTCTCGATGTCGAGCAGCGCGGCGCCAACCAGCGCGTGCTGCGCTTTTCCTTCCTCTCGATGGGGGTCGACCAGCGTCGACTGCTGGTCAGAACGGTGATGGGGCGCGCCGATGCCTGGCTGTCCGAGCACCAGGTAGCCCCTGACCGGCCGATGCGCTCGCTTTGGGACGTCATCCGCGCGATCTATGGGCTGTTCTCGCGCTCCTGGCAGAACAAAGAGAACCTGGCCAATGGGGAGCGTTTCTCGCGCTGGGGAGGGCGTCTACTGCTGGTGGTCTTCCTGCTGGCGCTGAGCTTCGTGGTTACCCGCACGGTATTCGCCCAGCCGCTGCCCTCGCCCGGCTTCGACGCCGAGGGCAATCTGCAGGTGGTTTCGCCCGAGCAGCAGCCGACCACCGCCGACGCGCAGCAGGTCGAGGCGTTGCGCTTCGACGAACTCTCCGACGGCGGCTTGACGCTGTATGGCAATCAGGCGATCGCCGGGCTCGATTTCCCGATTCGGGCCGACCGCTTGGTGACCACGGCCCAGCTGCGCCTCTCGGTGCGCCACTCGCGTACGCTCTACTCCACCGAAGGTGGGCTCGAGGTGATGCTCAACGGGGTATCCATCGGCCGGCTGCCATTCGCCCGTACCGACGAGCTTTTCTTCACCGCTGAGCTGCCGATGGATCCGACGCTTCTGGCCTCGGACAACGTGCTGACCTTCCGCGTGCTGTCGGAGCATGGCGAGAGTTGCCAAGGAACGTTGGACGACAGCCTCTGGGTCCAGGTAGGGGCGAGCAGCGTGATCGAGACGCGCACGCGCCGGCTGCCGCTGGCCTCCGACCTGTCGGTGCTGCCGCTGCCGTTCTTCGATCCGGCGATCCGCACCAGGGTGCTGCTGCCGGTGATGTTCGGCACCGCGCCCAGCGATGACACGCTGCGTAATGCCGCGCTGCTCGGCTCCTACTACGGCGGTCTGAGCGGGTTTCGCGGTGTGCGCTTCGCGGTGTTCCGAGACAGTTTCCCCGACGGGGATGCGATCGTCCTGCCTGAGCCCGACGGCCGAGTGGCGGGAATGCAGCTGGCCTCTGTACAGGGGCCTGAGCTGCGGATGATCGACAACCCTCGCAACCCCACCTACAAGCTGCTGCTGGTGCTCGGGCGCACCGCAGAGGAGCAGCGCATCGCCTTGATGCGGCTGTTCGACGAGCAGCGCCCCTTGCGTGGCGAGCGGCAGCTGATTTCCGCGGATGCCCCGGTCGTGCAGGGCGATGGTACTCCTCACTGGGTCGATACCCAGGCGCCGGTGTCGCTGAGTCGGCTCGAAGGGGGAGAGGCGCTGCGGGTGGAGGGCGTCTTTCCGCGGGTGATCAACTTAAGCTTCCGCGCTACCCCCGATATCTTCCTGTGGCCGGGGGACCGAATTCCGCTCAATCTCGACTATCGCTTTCCCGAGGGTGATTGGATCGATGAGCAGCGCTCCACCCTCGATGTCACCCTCAATGGTCAATACCTGGGCTCGCTGCCGATGCGCCAGCGTGGGCTGATGTCGAAGGTGCGCGAACTGCTCGGAGAGTCTCTGCGTCAGGAGCGAGGTGTGATCGAGCTGCCCCCCGCGCTGATCTACGGCATCAACCGTTTGACGCTCTATTTCAACCTGCATCCTCGTAGCTCTCTCGATCCCTGCGAAAGCGGGGTGCCGACCCAGGTGATCAGCCGGGTGCTGCCTTCGTCGAACATCGACATGAGCCAGACCTATACGTTCACCGAACTCCCTAACCTGGCGTTCTTCGTCGGCGCTGGTCTGCCATTCACTCGCCAGCCTGGGCTCGAGCACAGTGCGGTGATCCTCGATCCGTCTCCCGACGACGACCAGCTCGCCGCTCTGCTCACCCTGATGGGCCGGATTGGCGATGCCACCGGCAACCTGGCCAGCAAAGTCGAGATCGGACGCGGCGAGCCGGGGCTTTCGCGCTTCGCCGACCGCGATTTGATGGTGCTGGCCGACAGCCAGGCGCAGTGGTTGCCGGCACTGCTCTCCGCCGGACCGCTCGAGCTGCGCGACGATCGCTTCTCGATGCAACCGGTCGCCTGGTGGAAGCATATCGCCTGGCTGTTCGATGGAGATTTCGATCGGCGCCCGAGCGCTGCCAAGCGCGCGCTCGACGGCGCCGAGCATCAGCGACTGCTCGCGGCCTTTTCCTCTCCCTTCACGCCGGGGCGTTCGGTAGTGCTGTTCGGCGTCCAGCCCGGTGTCTCGCTCAATGCGCTGGTCGATGGTCTACGCCAGCAGAGCGTCGCCAGTGCGATCACCGACGATCTGGCATTGATCGATGCCAACCTCAACGTCGAGGCTTTCCATGTCGCCGACCGTTACACCCAGGGGAGTTTGCCCTGGTACATGCTGGTGCGCTGGTACTTCGGCGAACGTCCGCTGCTGCTGATCGTCGCGATCGGTATCGCGCTGCTCGCTTGTACACCACTGATCCATTCGGGCCTGAAAGCGCGCGCTGCCCGTCGTCTGGGGGGCGAAAAGGGGAAATGA
- a CDS encoding glycosyl hydrolase family 8 codes for MASCLQRLLRPFSLLLGLLFVAGSAQADMDDPGWRDFLARFVVDGRVIDTANRSISHTEGQGWSMLLAVHHGDRQTFDQLWRWTEDHLARRDVALYSWRFDPTTTPSVSDPNNASDGDLMIAWALDRAAQRWGGKAYAVRSAEVRTAIGTNLVRDFAGSKVLLPAMDGFEHPDGLVINLSYWVIPAFKRFAELEPQGPWLALVESGGKLLARAQFGAQKLPADWLRLDPRGGLSPAEGWPPRFGFENIRVPLYFSWGNQRGIGTLENIAVFWSRQALPPAWVDVTSGERAPYPLSEGGRAIKALLIGDPDGVPQVAGQDENYYSAILLQLVRVALHDLGVS; via the coding sequence ATGGCTAGTTGCCTGCAACGGTTGCTAAGGCCGTTCTCGCTGCTGCTGGGCCTGCTGTTCGTGGCCGGCAGCGCCCAGGCCGATATGGACGACCCTGGCTGGCGCGATTTTCTCGCACGCTTCGTGGTCGATGGCCGGGTGATCGATACCGCCAACCGGTCGATCAGCCATACCGAGGGGCAGGGGTGGAGCATGCTGCTCGCCGTGCACCACGGTGATCGCCAAACCTTCGACCAGCTCTGGCGCTGGACCGAGGATCATCTGGCACGGCGCGACGTAGCGCTTTACTCATGGCGCTTCGACCCGACGACGACACCATCGGTGAGCGATCCTAACAATGCGAGCGACGGCGATTTGATGATCGCCTGGGCGCTCGACCGCGCGGCCCAGCGCTGGGGGGGAAAGGCCTATGCGGTGCGCAGCGCCGAAGTCCGCACCGCGATCGGCACGAACCTGGTCCGCGACTTTGCCGGCAGCAAGGTCCTGCTGCCGGCGATGGATGGATTCGAGCACCCCGATGGCCTGGTGATCAATCTCTCCTATTGGGTGATTCCCGCCTTCAAGCGTTTCGCCGAGCTCGAACCCCAAGGCCCCTGGCTTGCGCTGGTGGAGAGCGGTGGGAAACTGCTCGCGCGCGCGCAGTTCGGCGCCCAGAAGCTTCCCGCCGACTGGCTGCGTCTCGATCCTCGCGGTGGGTTGAGCCCGGCCGAAGGCTGGCCGCCTCGCTTTGGCTTCGAGAACATCCGCGTGCCGCTCTATTTCAGCTGGGGCAACCAGCGCGGCATCGGCACCCTGGAGAACATCGCGGTGTTCTGGAGTCGTCAGGCGTTGCCGCCCGCTTGGGTCGATGTGACCAGCGGAGAGCGCGCTCCCTACCCCCTTTCCGAGGGAGGGAGGGCGATCAAGGCGTTGCTGATTGGTGACCCCGATGGGGTGCCGCAGGTCGCAGGGCAGGACGAAAACTACTATTCGGCCATTTTGCTCCAGCTGGTGCGGGTCGCGCTGCACGATCTCGGCGTGAGCTGA
- a CDS encoding TOBE domain-containing protein, with translation MSSEPALNPRNQFRGRIKHIHEGDVLSEIDVETPHGIVTSVITTRSVRELELAVGSPVLAFVKATEVALARL, from the coding sequence ATGTCATCCGAACCCGCACTCAACCCGCGCAATCAGTTCCGCGGCCGGATCAAGCACATCCATGAAGGCGACGTGCTCAGCGAGATCGATGTCGAAACCCCTCACGGTATCGTCACCTCGGTGATCACCACCCGTTCGGTACGCGAGCTCGAGCTCGCCGTCGGCAGCCCGGTGCTGGCCTTCGTCAAGGCCACCGAGGTGGCCTTGGCAAGGCTCTGA
- a CDS encoding EAL domain-containing protein produces MPLTAVVNYFNAHLDDFNRAARLRGRARFDYDPQHCAVTAELDGITLRPDQVALYDSELSAPVAFESRLSIEDEQGRELNAKALYYTAWEAEEVVFLDRFLRVLHTLDHLARHRPDADGNVVPLILDVHWRHVRAVEASHGQVFESLLAQLGVKPAQIVLRMQAEALLEDLHVRRAVQSFEQRGYRLLVEGLPIDHQHWPLLEQMGVSWIAADPDFLQAALRNRLLQARLDQWIQSAHAAGLKVWLQSFDTPRALEIAWRLGADAVSGARLSEAAREG; encoded by the coding sequence ATGCCGCTCACAGCCGTAGTCAACTATTTCAACGCGCATCTCGATGATTTCAACCGCGCCGCGCGTCTGCGCGGCCGCGCGCGTTTCGACTACGATCCGCAGCACTGTGCGGTTACCGCGGAACTCGACGGCATCACCCTGCGACCGGACCAGGTGGCGCTCTACGATAGCGAGCTGAGCGCGCCGGTGGCGTTCGAGTCGCGGCTGTCGATCGAGGACGAGCAGGGGCGCGAGCTCAATGCCAAGGCGCTCTATTACACCGCCTGGGAAGCGGAGGAGGTGGTCTTCCTCGACCGCTTCCTGCGCGTGCTTCATACGCTTGACCATCTCGCCCGTCACCGACCCGATGCCGACGGCAACGTAGTTCCGCTGATCCTCGATGTGCACTGGCGTCACGTCCGTGCGGTCGAGGCGTCCCACGGCCAGGTGTTCGAAAGCCTGCTCGCCCAGCTCGGCGTCAAGCCCGCCCAGATCGTCCTGCGGATGCAGGCCGAGGCGCTGCTCGAAGACCTTCACGTGCGCAGAGCGGTGCAGAGTTTCGAGCAGCGCGGCTATCGTCTGCTGGTCGAGGGACTTCCCATCGATCACCAGCATTGGCCGCTGCTCGAGCAGATGGGGGTGTCCTGGATCGCCGCCGACCCCGACTTCCTCCAGGCCGCGCTGCGCAACCGGCTGCTGCAGGCCCGGCTCGACCAGTGGATACAGAGCGCCCACGCGGCTGGGCTCAAAGTCTGGCTGCAGTCCTTCGACACCCCGCGTGCGCTGGAGATCGCATGGAGGCTCGGCGCCGATGCGGTGAGCGGTGCGCGGCTGAGCGAGGCCGCACGCGAAGGCTGA